The following proteins are encoded in a genomic region of Aliiroseovarius sp. F47248L:
- the tsaE gene encoding tRNA (adenosine(37)-N6)-threonylcarbamoyltransferase complex ATPase subunit type 1 TsaE, with translation MSQAFFHQGLFPSPDHTQLFAENLSAHLRQGDVILLEGGIGAGKTHFARSLIQAMQASSGRIEDVPSPTFTLVQTYGVEPAEVWHADLYRLSYPDEIEELGLTQAFEDAICLVEWPDRLGELWPENALLMSFATTVGPNHDDQRVITFSGRKEIWQNRVLDALPS, from the coding sequence ATGTCGCAGGCGTTTTTTCATCAGGGCCTTTTCCCTTCACCGGATCACACCCAGCTATTTGCTGAAAACCTGTCGGCTCACTTACGCCAAGGTGATGTGATTTTGTTGGAAGGTGGGATCGGTGCCGGAAAGACCCATTTCGCCCGTTCGCTTATACAAGCAATGCAAGCCAGTTCAGGTCGCATAGAGGATGTTCCTTCGCCAACTTTCACGCTTGTGCAAACCTATGGCGTTGAGCCGGCCGAGGTCTGGCACGCCGACCTTTATCGCTTGTCTTACCCCGACGAGATCGAAGAGCTGGGTCTGACGCAAGCCTTTGAAGATGCCATCTGCCTTGTCGAATGGCCGGACCGCCTGGGCGAGCTTTGGCCCGAGAACGCACTGCTTATGTCATTTGCGACAACCGTAGGTCCGAATCACGATGATCAGCGTGTGATCACATTTTCAGGCCGCAAAGAAATTTGGCAAAATCGCGTGCTGGACGCACTGCCATCATGA